One window from the genome of Nicotiana sylvestris chromosome 9, ASM39365v2, whole genome shotgun sequence encodes:
- the LOC138878346 gene encoding uncharacterized protein yields the protein MVADALSRKSMGVLAHLAIQRRSLGREIQKLANDGIRLYETKEGGITTYALVQYSLIAHVKAKQDEDPYLVKLKEGVRNKEITALTLGSDRVLKLNDRLCVPDVNDLRKAIMKEAHSSRYSIHPGATKMYLDLKELYWWKGMKKQVADHVAKYLNF from the coding sequence ATGGTAgcagatgcacttagtaggaagtcaatgggtgtcttggcccatcttgcaatacaaaggcgatctttgggtcgagaaattcaaaaactagcAAATGATGGAATTAGATTGTATGAGACCAAAGAAGGAGGTATAACTACTTATGCCTTAGTGCAATACTCCCTTATTgcgcatgttaaggctaagcaagacgaagatccgtacttagtgaaattaaaagaaggagtcagaaacaaagaaatcACTGCTTTGACTCTAGGAAGTGATAGAGTTCTGAAGTTGAATGATCGGTTATGTGTGCCTGATGTAAATGATCTTAGGAAGGCCATAATGAAGGAAGCTCACAGTTCGAGGTACTCTATCCACCCAGGTGCTACCAAAATGTATCTAGATTTGAAAGAGTTGTATTGGTGGAAAGGAatgaagaaacaagtagcagatcatgtggctaaatatttaaatttctag
- the LOC104219647 gene encoding uncharacterized protein, which produces MEFIRLAKHAPHMVKIEKTKICRFVGGLAYHIKDTTSAAAIGMIAFSSVVGFAKHLEKDRQHRREEKEHNKKALPVGRCTQSYGNQSRQNHNFRTASSHSQSHAEQHSHQQGLCRTCKRQHSGQCKLGFHGCYHCGDIGHIKANCPKLKHNFNGGSTRPSSSSATAVAPPQAHGSHNQTGHGAGRGVDRVTQGGGQSRLFATLDRQSVEAYVEVIIGILLVCSHNAYAIMDPGSTFSYVTPYFAINSG; this is translated from the exons ATGGAATTCATAAGGTTAGCTAAGCATGCTCCTCACATGGTTAAGATAGAAAAAACAAAGATTTGCAGGTTTGTTGGCGGTTTAGCTTACCACATTAAGGATACGACATCAGCTGCAGCAATAGGGATGATAGCCTTTTCCTCTGTTGTGGGATTTGCCAAGCACTTAGAAAAAGACAGACAACataggagagaagaaaaagagcataACAAGAAAGCCCTGCCAGTGGGCAG ATGTACTCAGAGTTATGGAAACCAGTCTCGCCAGAATCATAATTTTAGGACAGCATCCTCACATAGCCAGAGTCATGCTGAGCAACATTCACACCAACAAGGTCTTTGTAGAACATGTAAGCGGCAACATTCAGGTCAGTGCAAGCTCGGGTTTCATGGTTGCTATCATTGCGGAGACATTGGTCATATAAAGGCCAACTGCCCAAAGTTGAAACATAATTTCAATGGGGGATCAACTCGTCCTTCTAGTTCCTCAGCTACTGCAGTTGCACCACCTCAGGCTCATGGTTCTCATAATCAGACCGGGCATGGGGCAGGCAGAGGTGTAGATCGAGTAACTCAGGGAGGGGGACAATCCCGTTTGTTTGCTACACTTGATCGTCAGAGTGTAGAGGCATATGTAGAAGTTATTATAGGTATACTTTTAGTCTGCTCACATAATGCTTATGCCATAATGGATCCAGGTTCAACATTTTCATATGTgactccatactttgcaattaacTCGGGCTAG